The window TTAAGTTTTCAAAGTCCACATGAAGGCTCCATTTCAAAGGTCCCATTGTGTCTGCTAAATATAATCTGCGGAAAGTATAAAAAAATGAGAAGATATTGGAGTCCACAAATAGAATTGCTTTCACATGGAAGTATGGAACTCTCATGTGTGCTGCGATCCCAATAGTTTTAGAATTTcctacttaattttttttttttttggaaaatatttGCTACTTACTTTGCCAGCAGCAGTACTTAGTTCCCACATCGGGAAGTACGGCAATCTGCAGAAGCAGCATGGTGTATAAAACCGAATGCGGTTTAAAGCGAAACTTATATCTTTCTCGACCTTTTGGCTAAGATTAAGTGTAGTATTTGTTTTTATCAGTTTAATATCTGATATGTGAGCTATTGACTCAtttgatattaaattaatttttttaaggaaagaGTTTGTTACAGTGGCTAGTTGCTGGGGCTCTGGTGTGTGGCCTTTGTGTTTGCACTACTGCATTGGCCTGACGCACCCTCCAAAACTAGTTCGAATTGTTGTTTATACAAGTCCTCGAAACTTTGGCAAAATTTTTGATCTCGATGATATGATCTCTGAGTTGGCTTTCCGAAACAGATTTTTGATCTCGATGATATGATCTCTGAATTGATTCATGACATTACGGCcacaataaaaaaatcatgtgATACTATTAGAACCCTATTCTACATCTTCCACAATTGTACAAAGAGAGTAACAGAACATGAGAACAACAATACAATTTCATTAACTGCCTTTTGTTCTCTTTCAATATACCATTTATACTAATACTCAACTCTAACTGTCACCACAAGATGCCATCCAGCATCCTAACAGATACTGTGGAGTCACAATTCCTATGCACTTTTGGCCTTTGGGTTCTAATATGAAAGGCAGAAGCTATACCAatgtgggaaaaaaaaagattcagaAGCACCCAATAAACTCAAGGATTCAGATTCAGTCCTCAATAAGGAAACAGCCCTGTCATTCTAATATGTTCTAGGGTACTTCGAAGCCCGTATTTCTGCACTGCCTGTTGACCGGCCCTGAATCCATCTCCATATACCGGGGACATGTCGGTTTCAAGCTGGTGCAAAAAGAACCCCCCGAGCTTGCTCTCAAACGGTGATTTTGTACCCTTCTTTGATGTCCTggaagaggaggaagacgaGGTTGATGCAGCATTGCCGCCTGAGCCAGACATAAGCTCGGCCTCTAGCCACATGTGAGCTAAAACTTGACAGATGCCTTCTTCGACATCTTGCCTAAGAGGTTGGTAACCTTCAATAAGTATTGAGAATCTAGTCagtaattttcattttgatgCCATTTTTAGTTCGCAATTAGCAGAAATGGGACTAAACGAACAAATACATGGATCCATCTAAACAGCACCTTTAAGCCGCAGCCATGCATGCATCATCTCGTGAGCTAGAATAGACCCAGTCAGCAACCTGTACGCAGACAGTTCTAGTCACGCAACAAATTCAGCCAGGAGTTACAATTGTGCCTCAAAACGAAATAGATAGAAACGCACCTTGGAAGACCATACAAGATTAGAATTGCAGTCACCTCACAGCGACGAGTCAGCTTGTAAGGCTCTGTTATCAATTCCGCAGCTTGGTGTCCTGCCccaaaccgtggccaccttgaAATCTGGTGGTTCCCGGATCCATACAATATAAGTTGCTAACCCACGAGAAGATACCTTACAAAAAATCAACCGCCGtagaaagcaaaaataatatattCATAAAACTCTCACCGTGCTAATAGTTTGTTCCTCAGAAAGGCAAAGCCCTCTAGTCTCAGGCATGTGATAATGGCCCTGGAAACGACAAAAAGTTGATCAAAGTCGGATTTTGTCTCTAAGCTTAAAAAGAAAACCTTCAACAGAAGATGAGTAGATAACAATACGACAGGATGCAAGTGTGATGTTTGGACTGTACAAATTATTGGAGAGAATTCCAAAAATCTCCAGAGAAACTTGTACGTATATGTTTCTGTAACATGTCAATAACATAAAACcaatggaatgaatgattttCATATGCATTAGTTTTGTAATTATCAGAGACAAATGAGAAAAATGTTTTCGATTAACAATGCATGATTTGCCAATTATGACCATGGAAAACTGTCCTACTTTCGTACTAAAAGGATATGGTTTTAACCGAATGTCTTTACAtttctttctcctcctcttgctTCATTTAGCGCTTGTCTTTCAACCAAGAGTAGTGGAACTTGCTGCTCCAACTTCATATTTAAACCTTCATAAAATTCTTGAATATCAAGATATAAGGGTTGGCATTCACTGGTATCCATGACTGCAGAGTCCAGACACTCTAGACAGAGCTTCCGACCATCATCAAGGGGTACATATCTTGTGTCTCGGGCCTGCATGTAACGAATAGACATCTTGTAACAAACTCTTTtgctttctattttctttttcttttaaaaatcgGGTCAGCCATATTTCGTGGCATAACTGCAAAAAGTAATTTATTCCGACTGACCTCCATTCGCTCACAACTGCCGCACCGAGGAGTATTATCAATTTCATGAGCAGGGCAGTATTTTTGGACCCAAAATGGATGTGCCCTATATTCAATAAGACCAGCAGGGTTTGTTGGAATCTGTCAAAAGATGTATATtataaaaacaaagaacaacTATCAACAAATCATATACGAGTTATTTCTCGACATTTAATATTcaacttaaaataaaattcaacgagGCATGGTTAGCAGCTGTAATGTGTCCTTCCTCTTATCACCGTCGTAACTTAAAAATCAAATCAGATCGTGATACTTACAAAGTGCTTGCAAACATCACATTTTGGGTGGTAGCTCTCCTTGTAGCAAGCTTTATGGTAAGGATAATGCCCAGATGTAGAAAACTACATAAAATGAAACATATGAAAGATAAATTGGACAACAAAAAgttatcttgcaaaagaaccaTTACTGAAATTAAACCTATTTTGGCACCTCATAATCAGAAATTGGTTGGTTGCATGCACGACAGCGGAAACATTCTGGATGCCAAACTGCATTCATGCAATTTAAATATCGTCCAAAACCTATCTCAGCATTGCAACCAGCACAAACCCTATGACAAAGAATGAGAATACTCAGTGCCATAATATGGGAAATAAGAAAAGGACCAATATGGAATGTAATGTTAAGTTCCACAGAGAATTATCGGTGCATCAAGAGGAGTTTGGTGCTCAGTGTGGTTGATGTGGAGAAAAGCAACTACAATTCCACCACTTACATCCTACATACTGAATAAATTGTTAACATTTCAAATTAACATGCCATCAActcaagtttttttatttgtcattcCTAAACACAGTGACTTCAAAATTCCATCATTGTACACAATCAGGTCCAAGcgaaagaaatcaaaatttacaAAGTAACAGAAGCATAGAATAGGAATTCACGGTATGCAAGATAAAGGGTAATGACTGAGAATACAAAGAAGcattgagaaaatgttagaAATGAGATGCCCTCAGACAATTACATATTGTTGTTTCAAAGACCATTCTACACCCATGAGGTAATCAATCAGTGAAGCAACGTCAAGGAAGAAATAGCACTGAAATGTGACTACAGTTGTCCATCTTATAATCATGTACCTGGAGCCCATTGGGTAGTACATGGGGATGGGATATGAACTTCCATTTCCATATCGGGGAGGAGTGATAGGTTGATATGTATTTCCATTTCCATTTCCATTTCCATGTCGGGGAGGAGGGATAGGTTGATACGTATTTCCATTTCCATTTCCATGTCGAGGAGGAGACTCCGCATTCAGACTTTCTTGTATGACTCTGGCAAGTTGTTCATCTTCTTGCAACTGAGAATCAAAACCTATCCAAGAATATGAAATTCTTATTGATTCATACTGAATCATTTGACAGTACAAGAACGAACAGAATGTACGAACAGCTCTGCCACAAAATGGAAGCCATAGCTATCATCATGCAATGCACAATTCAAAATGCCACTACTAGTAAACAATAATTTCATTTCATATGTAAATGTAAACAGTCAAAGTACCACAAGAAACCGAGTAAAGATGCAATGCCTAAACGAGCACACATGAAGAaagacacacatacacacacacacacacacttacacatacaatatatatatatatatatatatatatatatatatatatcatcgaTAGGAAAGATCACTCACCAACCACATTTTTCCCTTTTTGGTGTTTTTCTAAAAGAGAGAGCGCAATAGCACGATTTATATCTTCATTCTCGTTTTCTGACCAGACCTCCTACAAGGAAGTTTCCCACCACAATATGTTAAAGGAGTTCAAACATACCAAATGAGGATTAGAAAGAAACTCGTGTTCAATAAAGTGATCATTTTCCATAATATCAAGAAGGGTTAGATGTTATTACCCCTGAACAAGAAGGTTCATGGCTATCTGGATCCTCGCCATTATTGTCATGACAACGCTCCTCCGATATTTTGTGGCTCGAGCCCTTAAAAATCTTGCTAAGCCAACCCATAATGTGTAAGGTTATCTGCTCATAGTCAATCAAGTTTTTTACTGAATATGAAAACACCATCTGAGTTAATGCAATATCAacagcgaaaaaaaaaaaacagaaaagaaaatacaTGCTAAATAACAGTCACATCTGGAAACAAAATTACTgagaattaataaaaataaaaccagaATGCCAGTGCAAGTTCATGAGTTCATGTAACCAAACAAATCCAATCAGGTgcaaaacaatacaaaaaccgAAAATTTTGGACATAACCTGATGGCATGACCTATTTAATTTCATCACCTCAAATTCCAGAAAGTGGATTTTGCAAATCTTGCATGGACATCCCAATTCTAATAACTAATTAATCACCGATTGCATTTTTCTTCAAGAgaacaaagttaaaaaaaaaaaaaaagtaatactaCAGAAGTAATTCACCCACCACGCATTTTAGCACCCCACAATGTTCAAGCTATGACTTCAATACGCAGAAATACAGGCGTGCCTAGTCAATTATTACTAAAACATCCATTTATGgaggagagaggggagagatTCTTTCATTAACTTGAAGACATATACCAATTAATCTGAGGTAAAAGGAAAAGGCAGAGAATAAAAAATAGTGGAGAAGTGAGTCACCTCCAAAAGAATCCAGAGACTTTTGCAAGAATTGTGAATGCTAACAGAGCAGAACCAGATCAGACAAGATCCCAACACGATCAAaagcaccatttttttttacagctcacaaccaaaatttacataatttaaactcctccatctctctccctctctctccctatcTCTCTCCTGGGTTCATGAAATATAAGCTAGTCCAGCAGGCAAgggaacaaagaaaatgaaaagctTGAACCTTGAACTCTTTAAATTCAGAGCAGAATCTGGCAGAGGAAAAATGGGAAGAAGAAAGGAGGAGAAAATTAAATATCTTTCACGTgttaaaattaaaaggaaagccCAGAAGCAATTTCAATGGTGGAGTACACGAACAGTTTTCGGAAATTCAAAGAcaatattttgaaagaaaaaaaaaaaacaacggtAAAAACTCCAGCGACTGACTTTTTATCCCGCCCCAAATGGGATTGACGAATTTTTCATCAAACCCAGTTGGGGAAATATATCAGAGAAAACCCTTTCGAAAGTTCTCGAGGAATCGGAAAGAAAACGAATTAAATATCTAATCTTTAACAAATGATAGGAAAATttggaagagaaaaagaaagaaagaaatgtcCTTTTGGGGGGTTTAAAGTTAAAAACTAACTACTTAAAAGAGCAGAAAAGCCGGATTTTGTGAAGACATCTGTGAGAAGGAAAAAGTGGAAGGAATCCGAAAATAGAAGCTGAATTCTATGGCTTGCTTGGATAAAAGCACTTTTGCAAACGTGACTTAACTAAAAACGCTTGGAAGAACTTTTGGTTGGAAGTGTCTGCAgaatacaaaaataattttgtaaaaagCGCTTTTATTAAGATTTTACATGATACTATCATTCTCGATTCATTATTGTTGGATGGAATTGTCAGTTGATTACGTTTATATAGACAAAAAGAGTAGTAATGTTTGAAGCATTCGTTGAACCTAATTTATATAGGTTTTTATaacatgattttattttaatttgtacaaAGTCGTTATaatgattttattttcaatgaatCTCTTTGACAATGATACCTGtttcattttgatcattttattttattttattttattgttttgacaAGCATCGATATAGTGATATTTCATCGAACTTTACAAATAATTACAATGGTAGCCAATTGGGTACATAAGCTCCATTGATCAAAAAATTAATCTGAAGTAAATTTGCGCAAgtaaacaaacaacaataaaacCCCTAAACGGCACCAAAAACACTGCCTTACCCAACAATATGTCTCCAGTACAAATTTGTCACAAGAACATGATATAAGCAATAAATTAACAACTGGAAAAACATATTGATCATCACATAAAGACGAGGTCACATAGAGTCATCACAAGTGAGACCACAATAAGGCATCGTAGGAGAACGAGACCACAAAAAGTCACCACTGAAAGGCGAGACCACATAATAATCGCACGGAGATGACACCACATCAGGCCGGCACTCATAGGCCAGACCACAAACCCCGCCAAGCGTGGCACAAAAAAAATCTACACTACTCCGAGAATAGAATCCACCGGTTCCCTAATCTCAGCGGAGGACAATGACACACCAAGGAAGACCACCTGCAACTTCACCACACAAGCAGATTCGTAGCAACCATGAGGCAAGAAGCAGATCCGCCACAAATCTGGGCACTAGAGGCAGAGCAGCCACATGAGAGTGTCACCACCATGAAATCAGGTAAATGAAGTGGATTTATTTCTAAATGCGAGCAAATAATGAACCGTCAAACCGTGTAACGGTACAATCTTGTTTGGTTTGCGctataattaaaagaaaaatcaaaccaaatcaaatctGGCGGTTTGGGTTCATGCATTGTATGTTTGAGCTTAATAATTTGTTTCCTAttataaaaccaaaattaccaagTCAAAGTATAATGCAGCAtcattgtttaagtgtttaattcTCTAAACTGAcataattatgttttaatttaattattataagTCGCTATCCATGCATTTACAAATCATCATACATTGAATTCGTCATCGACTATATGCTCCTTATATGAAATTAGTTTCTATAATATTAAATatcaaagtttgaaaaaaaaaatgtcaatttcCCACGTGCCATTGGTTTTTAGGTTTTACTTTGTTAATGAAAGGGTGTGTGACAATGTGAAACAACTTCCGTTCACCCGACCAAAGCAAGAAAAATGGTATCTTTGTTTACTTTTAACAAAAGATAAGGTATCTTACATATACATACCATTTATCCAGAGGAATTCCTATTTTTTAGTAAAATGGAAACTAGTTGTGGAGTCCATTATACATCGAATTTTAACGATCGAAATCGTCTATATTTTAAGTTCTCATTAAcagatcatctttacaaaaaacCAAATCAATATGAAATCATTTACTCATTTCATTGtcatgatgaaattttaaacattttcgatttggctaacattttttatttagaaaactagattttaatccctaaataagatgaagtttaggaAAATGTCTTAtccaagattaaaaattgattttagtccctagactctatttaatgtcagcatatgtattcaatgtctcttttttatttatttataattttttgaatttaaattttatgaaaatattataaatttgaattctcattatggtaaacatcttatataagaaaatattttcgtagagatttttcggtatacttatgtttttgcatattttcttatatgtcactaattcattacaatatatttaggtacgaacatttcggtacactttgttagtataatatgtttaggtacgaacatttcggtacactagtttagtattgtcacatcccggcccggggcagatcacttcccggccccgctctaccaccgtagcacgatattgtctgctttgggcttaccattccctcacggttttgtttttaggaactcacgagcaacttctcagtgggtcacccatcatgggattgctctagcccccttctcgcttaacttcggagttccgatggaacccgaagccagtgagctcccaaaaggcctcgtgctaggtaaggatgggaatatacatataaggatcactcccctgggcgatgtgggatgtcacaagtataatatatttaggtatcgacatttcagtacactagtttagtattaTATAGTTAGGTACGGAATTTTCGGTACACttatatttttacatattttcctatgtgtcactaattcactacaatatatttaagtacagacatttcggtacactaatttagtaaaatatattatgatatagACGTTTAGGTACACAAATTACAGAAAgttaaataaattgttttttttttgtcaaagaaagttcaataaaattaatgaattaaaatgtgtataataataaatttaaaatttaaggtaataacattaaataagttatctattaaatataacaacaaaaatataatatgaatttgaattaagtgcACATTAAGGGACTAAAATTAATATTCAATCTTACAccaggtttttattaaattttaattttcttgaaggattaaagttcaaaaaccccttttttatttggttaatattttgcaagggcGATCTATAaaagtgcaacttgaaaaatagacggtttggatcgtttatattttatatatagtaTGCCTCACAATTAATCTTCATTTTTTACCAAGAGTAGGTATCCATTTGGATAAAAGACCTGCctacatatataattataataaattacgATCAAGTACAACTTATTATCGAAGTTACTGTAACTGTACATCATCTAAGCATTTGCATCGCATAAGTATAACTTAATATGTTTTCAACTAAGCAAAACTAATTGTTTATGTCAACAAAACAGTATATTTACCCAAAATAAAAGGTCAACCATTTATGCATATAGATTTAGTCTTCTACCATTTTGCGATGGACTTTGTTTTCTTCGACCAAAAAAAGGGAAAGTGTCCAAGTGCATAGTGTAGTTGcagtttaatttttaataggTTGCTTATCTAAGCAAATCCGAATGTTGTCATGGTCAATGTCAACAATAATGGTCCTtaattaggtgaaacaaaccaGACGACATTTTAAActaattcaaaacaaataaataactttttagaccattttcattattattatttatttacaaaaagGAAATCAATTAGTGATTTTGTCATGACAGTTCATATTTTTTGAGGTCGAGAAAACTTActgaggcatttcagcctcttctTAACTACTATTGTGTGTTTCATCAGTGCTAAGAATCGAACTAAGGACTTGTCGTAGTTTAAACCACCTTCATTATTTAAAACTTATACAATTAGTACAAATACCACAACAATCTTTGCTCCTTTTGGAAGTCTGGTTTCTCTTTGGGTCTGTCTTTGggctttgttgattttttttcttccgtcCAAGAGATGTAAAATGGCCCACGTACTAGGAATTTCTATCTATACATAGGTGGAAATACATACACGAATaagtaaattcaaaatttctatTTATATACAAGTTATTCAGTTTCTCTATACTAACTGGTGAATGAGATCCAATGATATTTGAACAGCTAGATTGCGACTGTTGGAATTCATACATGCAAAATTTAGCCGTTTTCGATGCATCCCATATGTAGGTCAAATTTTCGCAAGTTACAATGATTTACTAAGTTTTAAACAAATATAAACTTTCACTAGCTTATGATCAGAACTGTGTGAATGTTGTTCATTGTCTATTGCTCCATAGGAATGCGAAGGCACTTTGATTTCATCAGTCTTGCGTCTTGAACAAAATCCGGTCTGTACACAATGGAAGTCTCATCAGAGTTTTCATTAAACTCtcgaaaaataattaaaatttgaggAAACAATTCCCATGCCAGCCAAAAATTTAGTTATCGGAATTACTGTACTACGAAAATTAAAAGTTCTTCAAAAAAGAGGACAACAACATTACACGTTAAAAAAGAGTAATAttggagagattaaatttgttgaTAAAATTTGTAAGCTAAATAACATAGaaattgatgattagattattatttaagagTTGGTAAACGTGTTCATTTCTTATTGTTGAgacatcatttagtttgaagATCATTGCCGGATCCTCTTTATTGAGATTCTATGGATCCTCACATTATGaccatttatcgtacatcatacagttagttttcgttaggtacattttaaataaaaaaattcaaaatgatttaaaactgtatgatgtacgataaacgattaAGATGTTTAGATCTTTGTTATTCCCTTGTCAAGTACAATTTCAGACATCCAAATCAAAATGATTTAAGGCTGATGTACGATAAATGCTTTCCTCCGTCGGGCTCTGGAAGCATGCGTCTGCGCGGCGAGTGCATTTATTCCGCACTACTTTCTTTCGAATTTTGTACGtgataatttctttttctttttttactcGGAATGATTGCATTCCTTACCTGAttcaaatttctgaaattcttgGTCTTTGTCTGGTTGATGTGCAGTCCTCGCAGTTATCGCGGAAAAGGAGCTATCCCGGCTCAATTTCTCCATGTTTCTGGACCAAAATTGAAGTGAAATGGTGAACCTTTTGATTT of the Pyrus communis chromosome 1, drPyrComm1.1, whole genome shotgun sequence genome contains:
- the LOC137708404 gene encoding protein DA1-like isoform X1; the encoded protein is MVLLIVLGSCLIWFCSVSIHNSCKSLWILLEITLHIMGWLSKIFKGSSHKISEERCHDNNGEDPDSHEPSCSGEVWSENENEDINRAIALSLLEKHQKGKNVVGFDSQLQEDEQLARVIQESLNAESPPRHGNGNGNTYQPIPPPRHGNGNGNGNTYQPITPPRYGNGSSYPIPMYYPMGSRVCAGCNAEIGFGRYLNCMNAVWHPECFRCRACNQPISDYEFSTSGHYPYHKACYKESYHPKCDVCKHFIPTNPAGLIEYRAHPFWVQKYCPAHEIDNTPRCGSCERMEARDTRYVPLDDGRKLCLECLDSAVMDTSECQPLYLDIQEFYEGLNMKLEQQVPLLLVERQALNEARGGERNGHYHMPETRGLCLSEEQTISTISRWPRFGAGHQAAELITEPYKLTRRCEVTAILILYGLPRLLTGSILAHEMMHAWLRLKGYQPLRQDVEEGICQVLAHMWLEAELMSGSGGNAASTSSSSSSRTSKKGTKSPFESKLGGFFLHQLETDMSPVYGDGFRAGQQAVQKYGLRSTLEHIRMTGLFPY
- the LOC137708404 gene encoding protein DA1-like isoform X2 gives rise to the protein MGWLSKIFKGSSHKISEERCHDNNGEDPDSHEPSCSGEVWSENENEDINRAIALSLLEKHQKGKNVVGFDSQLQEDEQLARVIQESLNAESPPRHGNGNGNTYQPIPPPRHGNGNGNGNTYQPITPPRYGNGSSYPIPMYYPMGSRVCAGCNAEIGFGRYLNCMNAVWHPECFRCRACNQPISDYEFSTSGHYPYHKACYKESYHPKCDVCKHFIPTNPAGLIEYRAHPFWVQKYCPAHEIDNTPRCGSCERMEARDTRYVPLDDGRKLCLECLDSAVMDTSECQPLYLDIQEFYEGLNMKLEQQVPLLLVERQALNEARGGERNGHYHMPETRGLCLSEEQTISTISRWPRFGAGHQAAELITEPYKLTRRCEVTAILILYGLPRLLTGSILAHEMMHAWLRLKGYQPLRQDVEEGICQVLAHMWLEAELMSGSGGNAASTSSSSSSRTSKKGTKSPFESKLGGFFLHQLETDMSPVYGDGFRAGQQAVQKYGLRSTLEHIRMTGLFPY